TGTTTGCTTCTTTTGCTTGCTTTAATCTCTCAATATTTCTTGGAGTGATAAAGTGGCTTGGATCCATGGTTTCAACCCCCTTGATAACAGAATCATCACAGTTCATCAAATAGATTGAATATAAAAAAGGGCCAACTTGAATGTAATAAAAACATACAACCAGGGGTTATTATCAGAGATACCATTCATCAGCAGTAAGTAGTTAAATAACTTTCTTATGGCTTTCTGCAGGAGTGTCTAAATTGATGTGGCAATAATTAACCAAGGACTTGAACCAAAATAGATTTCGACAAGCCAATTTCACAAACTCACACCAAACCATTTAAAGCAAAAAACTGCCAAAGAATTAACTATGCCACTGGACCCTGTCTCAGATTCCGTGGAATGTTCATCAGAGAGAATAACATTAGAAAGTTTTACAAACCTGCTCCCTAGCAAATGCTTCCGCTCCCTCAAACGCAAGATATATATGTGGAGTTTTTTCCATGACCAGCCTAGCCAGAGATATAGCATTCACAACTGTGGTTAGGCCGGAAACAGCTCCACAGTTTTTCGTATTACCATCCATGATGCATGCTTCCATTTCTACTGTACCATTGCTGGTTAGAACAGACCCTTTACCAGCATTGAAGTATGGGTTATTTTCCAGTTCCCGCACCTGCTTGATTCAAGCCAGTTAAAAGCtatcataacatcaataaaaaGTAAATTACCCATTATACAGAAACCACAAGTTTTCAGAAGATCCAAGTTTTTCAAGTTTCTCAGGAGCATTTCCACAACGCATTTACAGAATAGTAACATTTTTCCCTTGCACGAATTAAAGTAATGAGAGTATGTATTAGCTAGAAAAACTGAAGCAGGGGGTAAGAGCACtttaaataattctttcataAGTCAAAGAGAAAAAATAATTCAACCTAAGTATCAAACATAGTCAAGTAACATATCTTTAGTCTCATCCTAACATAGTaaaaaacaagaaatagagatcACATGCtcctaaaaaagaagaaaatacagaAAGTTAGAAACAGATGGAAAATGAATAAAAAACACACTTTTTTTCCATTTCTCATgggattaaaatataaaaaagaaaaaagaagttatattTAACTGAAAAGGAAGAATATAACAGGTGATACCCATCACTAAACAGAGTAAAGAACAACTTTTGATGAGAAACTGAACAGATGCAAAATCGCTAGGAAGAAGGCAGCTACACTGACAAGCATAAATACAACCGATTAAAAAAGTACTAATATCAAATCCTTAGCAAAACCAGAAGTAAGGTAGAAAAAGAGAAATTAGAACTTTATAGTAAGGTAAAATTGGTATGTATACCACGAGTTCAACAACATCCAAAGGGGATTTGTGGGCCTTGAGAGCATCGACCCCCATCTGTAAGCAATAGCGGAGGCAGACTTCTCTGGGCTCACGAAGCTCCGGCGGCAGATCCTTTGGTATGTCACCAGCTCCGCCGTGCAACGCTATAGCCCAACCCATAATTAGCTTAGCACACCAATTGTCACTCGAGATTGTCGCTCTCGTTTACTCCGTACTTGCACTACCAAAGGTGTGTTCGGTTTGTAATCCTTTTAATTGGAAGGAAAATGGAAACCACTACTCAGATGACCAATAGTGTTTGGGCTCCCACGTAGACACCACTGAATGACCCATTGTTTTAATACAGTGACGATGACATGAATCGGTTCGTCAacatttcttcttttcaattttcaaCGAGGCAATGATAAGCCTTTAGGAGATCAAAAGGGATAAAAACAATTTAGTAGTGTATAAGTCAAAAATATGCCCTTGAATTATTTAGCATAAAATGACATTAAGAATGTCATCGGTCGAGCTCGCCTAAGCCATAGCGAGATTAATGATCGCGGTGTCGATATAAGTCGTGGTCGAAATATCAATAGAGATCGCGGTCAAAATGTCAACAAGGGTCGAAATCGAGATCGATTATTAGTGATAAGACTTGTAATGGCTAATTTGTGAGAATAAGGTATTAAAAAGGgaaatattctagtgaatatttcTAGTGTTTGTACTATTAGAGTTTTCTAAGAAAATGGGCTCATATATAGAGAAAGAAGAGACAATGATAAGGAAATGTAATATTTTTCTGATAAGAAGACTTTGGAGAAGAAGGCTCCCTTTCGGATAAAAACACAAAGGCTACCTTTTTATAAAGATTCTCGTTCATATTATTTCTCACTCTTCTACCAGATCCAAGGATTGTTCATGCAAATCTTGGATCTATCTGTCATTCACGATTGTCAGACAAAAGATTCACCTTGTTCATTCGTTATCGGGTGAACCATTCTTTTTATTTAGATAAATACCAtttattaatatttattgctagaTATATCTCATTTAATGTTCTTGTTGCAAGAGTATTTCATATTTATTGTTATCAATCATATACGAACTCAGTCCCATCTATCATGCATCCTTACGCTTAATATCTAGAGTTATTATCCTTAACTAGATTTGACCCTtcattatataaattaaatagtttAACCGGAGATTATATTTcttggtcaaataatttggcgccgtctgtggggattttctaACTAAgctttttagtttcttctagatctacaatCGGTATGGATTGCTGacgtaaaaaaaaaagaaccttTTTCCTCTCCGCTTGCACAGATCTAACATGGCAGGTAACATAGAAGAAAGAGTAAGAATTATGAGTaacctcccaaccaacctcatggaCATCATCCACGAGATCTCAGAAGTAGTGGACGAGGTCACAACGCCCAATGCCTCTCCTAGGCAAGGTGGATCACCCCCTCCCACTACAACATCACGAAATCCCTTGGCAAGACAGCCTCCACATCCGTAGGAGAGGAGGCACCGCCAGTGATAAAGAAGCTCCTTGAAGCTTGGCTAACTAATACACTGACCAGCGTACTCCATAAGTCCGTTCAGGGCGCGGCCGTAGCGACTGCGAGAACCTGTGCTACGCCACCAGAGAACGAGCAACATGATCAACTGCCCCCCTCCCCGCGCCCGCAACAATAGGTATCACTCACAATGTTATTAATAATGCAGGTAATGACGCACTCACAACCATTCTGAAAAGGATGGAAGGAATGGAAAACGAGAACAAGGCACTTCTGGACCAAATGAGAGAgcaccaagaaagggtcgataaaataccggGCGCTCCTAAGTTATTACCGAAAAGATATGCCGGTCGGTTCGTCGAGCAACCGTACAGCGACGGCGCGCTTCCCCGAACGCCATATCGAAGACTTTTAAAATGCCGCCCTACTTGAAAATATACAATGGCACAACTGACCCCGAAGATCATGTGACCCACTACGTCACCaccgtgaaaggcaacgacctcaCAAAGGAGCAAGTATCCTCTATTCTGCTAAAGAAGCTCGGCAAAACCCTCACGGGAGGAGCACTAACCTGGTACTCACAACTACTAGCCCATTCCATCGAAACTTTCGAGAAATGGCCGATAAATTCGTGACGGCCCACGCCGGAGCCAAAAAGGCTGAGGCGAGAGTGGATGATATCTTTGCTATCAAATAGTCGCCAGGAGAAGGACTTAGGGATTTTCTCGCCCGTTTCAACCGAGTGAGAATGACTTTGGCCAATGTATCAGAAGTAATGGCGGTGGCCGCTTTTCAAAACGGACTGAACATAAATGGTTCGAGAGCGACAAGAAAATTACTGAGTCGGCTTATGAAATGCCCCCCAACAATTTGGGACGAAATACATAATGCATATTGTTCCAAATTTCAAGCAGACGAAGACGATCTCAATGGGCCAACTCATCGACTGACCTCAATACAAGCAGATTCCAGAAAAGATCGGAGAAGTGATATCAGAAGAGATCCGGTAACCTCACGGCCAAACCGGGACCGACATCTCCCATATGTCAGAACTATCGCTATACCCTCATCCCTCCATGAAGAAGGACCACCCCGGTCAAGGACAGGGACTTACcagaatgaaagaggtatgccctTTTATTATCCACTCACAATTTTTGCGTGTCACCTACAGAGATTGTTTACGCCCTGAAGAAGCTCGGGTAAAAGGTGAAGTGGCCGCAAAATATGAGGTCAGACTCGAATGCCAGAAAATCAAATGCCCTCTACGAGTTCCATCAAGAGCGAGGACACAAAATCaaagattgcatcgccctaagaTAGGAGGTCGTGAATATGCTGCGACAGGGGCACCTCAAAGAACTCCTGAGCGATCAGGGAAGAACTAACTTTTCTAGGGGGCGCAAACAACATCAAGGACCGCAGAAGCCGCCCgcaccatccacatgatcatcggtggtgAAGACGATACTTCCATCAACAGCGTAAAGTTAACCATGacccacaagctcaaacggtAGATCACCCACGAACGATATGACGAACTTGAAGaaactcgaggacaagatagtaCCACACTCACTATGACGCTCTTGTTATTATTTTACAAATTTTAGACACCGATGTAAGACAGATTATGGTAGATGACAAAAGCGGCGCATGTATTATCCATCCCCGAGTACTCACACAAATGAAACTAGAGGACAAGATAGTACCACACTGCATCACACTAacgggttttaacaatgcagttgaacgaaCATCTGGCGAGATCACACTCCCCTTCCTGACGGGTGGCGTCAGCAAACATCAGCCTAGACTCACGACCACTCAACAAATGAAAGACAAAGAGAAGGAAGCATAGCAATCAACAGGGTCGAGGTCGGTAAACGACGACATCAAAGACGTCATCAAAGACCCCGATATGGCCGAGGCCTCAAGATCGACTATAGAGGACCTCGACCTCGTTCAGCTAGATTTCAGCAATCTCAGCAAGAAAGCTTACATAGGTTGCAAACTCCAAGAACCAGGTAAGTTTCGCAAATTCCTAATTGCTAACGCGGACCTGTttgcttttagccatgcagatatgctAGGTATCCCAAAAGAGATATGAACGTCGATCCACTCTATCCCCCGGTAAGGCAGGTTcgacgtgtcacgacccaaatcgatgggctgcgacgggcacccggtactgtactcaaccgagtaccaatgtaatgtatctttcttattaatTCATCATAGGTATATGGGCCACAAGGGGCGTCATGAGATAAtcagagtaaacatgagggaatacccgacatagaacgacccaacctgatatagaaactcatatTTGTGACATACGGGActataaggccaatgtgatccattatatacttaacATATAGGCCGACAATgccatacaagtatctgtatacatgacatctgtctacaagactctaagagtacatacttatcataaaggtcgggacagagccccgccataccaaacaatacacgtctaaatcatactgaccaaacaagcaattcCAGAGTAAATGTAGCGCaacaacatcttccgctgagctgatagcctacttggaggactcttgacctgtctatcgggacttgtgggcatgaaacgcagcgtccccaggcaaaagggacgttagtacaaataatgtaccgagtatgtaaggaatgaaaattagtaaacaatagtcatgagagaaacatggagtaaaagactcaacatgtatatatgaatagctctgtgaattatttaatattataatgtcatgcatatgcgtataaatgtcatacaatgcatgggtatatgcgttcataacatcatcaagcctctgagggcatcccatcatatcatctcggccactgtgggcaattcatcaacgtataccagctgatcaggtggtggtgcgtatataacgccgtaacctttcacacacacacacacacacacacacacacacacacacacacacacacacacacacacacacacatatatatatatatatatatatatatatatatatatatatatatatatatatatatatatatatatatatatatataacgccatctggtcatgggtcaatgtgcatgtataaatgcatgaaatgcatatgaaacacgttaataagatttctcggaatgtcataaaaataatatgcccgtcggataaactttatcaaatacgtatttttctcagacccatgaacagaagatataataataattcacatggtgaatcaagaatatagacacccctagtatttctatgaatagagttatttatggaagttgtgcatttgctcgtttcgttcgtcatatagaccatgccaaaaagaaagaagagataacCTCAACATACCTGTAAGACCAACTTTCTACTTGTATCCATGAACAATCCCCTCCACGCCTCAATCTTATATGCCAAAACTAGTCTTCTTCCACGTTACTTCACTACAAGGAAGTCTCCAATTTACTATTATCCGGAGGAAACCGATGTGTGTATAATATCTATGTCGTTTTCTGCATTTGCCTCAATCATAGAACTTAGTATCCAAGAAACGAAATCCTTTGCCAAATATCATGTTGCTGAAGGCATAACTAACGCTACATTTGTTCTTGAAATCAATAGGCAAGTAGAGGAAATCATATGTATTCTTATGAGTCTCGTCAATATTTGCGGTGAGTAGCATCTTTTAAGTATACTTGTTTGGGATGTTTTTAAGTATTAAAGTAGTCCTACTATATTCTTCAAGACTCATTTTATTCATGCCACCTATTTAACTAGATTTATGAGTCATTTAATTAATCCTATATAGCTGCCACGTTGGGGGGGGGAGGGCTCAAGACTTATccaaaattttataattaactaTCTAATCTTccacaaaaattattaattatccacataattccctaattaattaggtaatatctcattacccaataattaagaattatctcaaattatttaaaatactactcacttttaacacactttatacaccgtactatcatggtcatgtggtaccttgtatgacactagtccataaataccgagtattttagctcaggccgtattttatcccaaaatgttaaacttcgacgaaattcattttcttcgattcacttaccctctcaccttcacgaattaacttatcacttgtttgaaatagcgtaatacttataatcccaaaataaatctcattcccgaacttacgtcgattaactcaCGACGaagctttaacgtacgaaaatgcggaatgtaacatctcattttcaagcttacattaatttacttatggcgtacttccacgtacgaaaatatagggtgtaacatcattcccccctttggaacattcgtcctcgaatgttgactgatgcacttatcattttcataaattATATCTTCcaaatactttaatattctccttgccatttaggcaactgttctttgaataaatccaaaggctagggcattcccccatttaggactctttctcacaccacggtctgtggtcggaattcttccaatctcgtaactcttgctaccttctgcCATGTAGCCTGTAGGACTTTTTCCTTGCATGTGCTCCTATGCGACTCTCCCcttcagcttttagccaatctttaggcctcactttgggaacatatacagaacttgataagatgtccctctgggcatctataggtgtattgaagttcttcggtcagtactttgtcgaacttacgaatattgccaTATCTCctttcatactttgtaacttctatccatctattgttgatttacctcaatgttgatctacaatctaccactgatatcttgaaacttcttacgtaaaacattgccactagggcttacgttgcatctcttttaaatgttattagtcttagactcctttgagtttattcaggctatactgagctttctataacttagagaaaccatcaactctcttgttttcatgggcttaatcctaaggacttatccattctcatcaccttcacACTCGcactttcttatccttactcctgtcttcctaaaaccttgttgctttaccatactttcgcttgcgacctacacatatctatttatattactcacaacctttcaacttgcttgcatcatagatttccttatgtcattctggaacatcaagcgagatatcaTATCAAGCCTAATTACTCTCTTAATCAagcttctcgatacctagaaaccataggctgaaagatatgccactgacgacgccgctatcattcctggatactaaaTCCCAGCACttttagccttctatccgaagcatGGATCATTTAcgaccttctgcatttgagtatctcgtacgttattcacttttaccttacttaccttaaaatctcgcatcacatcttttatctctttcgtgacctcccttccacataggtataattcacatccataacttgaagctctattatactgacttgcacctctggtgcatacacaatctggtaaGAGCTTCATAtagacttcttatgaggctagtactcTTTTAACTagctttatcatagagccgttatagaatatgactactgtactatctctcttgtacctctaatattaagagtgatcctgcaatgttctgaatcatgatttctataattttctaggtccaaccgttcattagccacagtaAGTGGTTCATCTCGGCCCTGTCAAGGTTCATCTCGCGGACGGCCGTATATACTTCCCATTCATACTGAAGCTAACCGTCCATATCGCCGCCCTGTCAAGGTTCATCTCGCGATCCTCTGATAGGTGCCATAAATTCTTCGGCGTACTTAAAAAGGAAAATGACCTCTTATGGACCCCTGAATGCGTCCAAgcattgaaagagttgaaggtaTACCTATCCTCGCCACCGTTGCTCTCAAAACCGAAACCAGGATAGCCTCTCCTCATCTATCTCGTCGTATCTGAAGTAGTTGTGACCGCATTCCTAGTCCAAGAAAGCAAAGGTACgtaatctcccatttattacattAGCAAGACACTAGTCGACGCTGAGACGAGGTACCCCCACCTTGAAAATTTGGCTTTGACCCTAGTCGGAGCTTCACAgaagcttagaccgtatttccaATGCCATCTTATCTGGGTCATCACGACTTTTCCCTTAAGAAGCATTTTACACAAACCCGAATTTTtgggcagattggccaaatggaccATCGAACTAAGCGAGCACGATATCACATATCGACTGCGAACGACGATAAAGTCTCAGGTCCTCGTCAATTTTGTCGCCGACTTTAGTGCGCACATACTGCCAGAAGTCGAAAAGGAAGCCCTCCACACTTCTTAGACACACAACCTATGGGTCTTAAACACCGACAGCGCATCTAACGCGTCAGGGTCCGggctgggactcgtactcgaagtcccaacaggcgaagtgattcgccagtccataaggtgcccggacatgactaacaacgaggccgagtacgaagccGTAATTGCAGGTCTAAGACTAGCACTCAAATACAGGGCGAAGAGGCTAAGGCTGCGctgtgattctcaactcgtggtcaaccaagtcatagggactttccaaatcaaggagcaAAGGTTACAAAAATACCAGATCAAAATCTGCAAACTACTACCCGAGTTCGACGAATGTCAGCTCGACCAGATTCCTCGAGCACAGAATATCGAGGCATATGGTCTCTCCAAATTGGTGGCAGCCACCAAAAATATCACAACTGGAGATCAAAGTGTGGTCCACCTTCTCAATTCGTCGATAGACCAAATAGAGGTAAGAACCgtaaacctaacttgggactggcacaACCGTATTGCTATATATTTGCAGGACGGTATACTCCCTAATGATAAAAAAGAGGCCAAGAAACTGCGGATGCAAGCATCCAGGTATAGCATCGCTCACAACGATCTGTAAAAAGGACATATGGCGCCCCCCTAGCGAAATGCTTGGGCCCAAATCAGACGTGGCGCATCCTTGAAGAAGTGCACGAAGGCCACTGCGGAGCTCACTCCGGCAATCGAGCGTTGGTCAGGTGCCTCATacgagcaggatactactggcccaccatgaaaaaggaaGCCGTAGATTTTGTGAAAAAATGCGAGCAATGCCAGAAGTATGCCCCAATGATCCACCAAGCGGGCGAACAACTATACTCAGTGACTTCCCCTTGGTCGTttatcaaatggggaatggatatcgtgggcCCCTCCCAGCCGGACGAGGTAATGTACAATTTCTCTTGGTTttactgattatttctctaaatgggtggaagcaggagcattcgcaCAGATAAGGGAACATGAAGtaatcgccttcatatggaaaaacatttaTGTCGCTTCGgtctccccaaagaaatcagttgcgACAACGGACCTCAAATTGCAGGAAAGAAGGTCGACaaattttttgcaaaatggcacatcaaaagaaTACTGTCAACGCCTTACCACCCCGTAGGTAACGGGCAAGCAGAATCCTCCAACAAgtcaatactgaacatcatgaaaaAGAAACTCAAAGAACGGACTGTGGCCGGAGGTATTACCATAAGTActctgggcctaccgaacaacgccAAAAGCGAGCACTGGGAAAACGCCATACTCGTTAGTCTATAGGACTGATGCagtaataccagtcgaggtcggGGAACCCAATCTAAGGTACTTCCGCGACAGCGGATCCCAGAACGATGACAGTATAAGGCAACAACTCGACGAGGTCGAGGAACGAAAAGATATGGCTTACGTAAGAATGgtcgcccaaaaacaacaagcagaatGCTACTATAACAAGAGGGCAAAGATCAGGCCACTTAAAGTCGGGCACTACGTGCTTaaagccaaaacacaagcaagcaaagacccgCGAGAAGGCAAACTGGGAACAAACTGAGATGGCCCCTACAAAATCACGGCAGCAGCAAGAAAAAGGGTCATTcacactagaaacaatggaaggaatgtgactaccaaacaactggaatattaagcacctcaagtacttcaacttttaaaaggACGAGGTCCCCAAAGTcacactctttttccctcactcgagttttgtcccaattaggttttctcgaggaggtttttaacgaggcgatgaCGGGGATACTTCAGTATTGAATTGCATAGATGGAAAGCACCGGACGATCAGTTCATTGCTCAATCTCTCACTATCTTTCCAGCTCGGCCAATGAAGGTACTAGATAGACCGGGACTGGGACTGAACTACCAGCCAGCGCCCGGAAAATATGTAAATCttaagtacttcaacttttaaaaggACGAGGTCCCCAAAgttacactctttttccctcgctcgagttttgtcccaattgggttttctcgaggaggtttttaacgaggcaatgaTGGGGATACTTCAGAATTGAAGTGCACAGATGGAAAGCACCGGACGATCAGTTCATTGCTCAATCTCTCACTATCTTTCCAGGTCggccaatgaagggactagatagaccgaGACTGGGACTTAACTACCAGCCAGCGCCCGGAAAATATGTAAATCTCTCCAAAAGTATGAATAAAGCACGAGTACATGAAAGTTTATCTCTACTCTCCAAGTAAAGGTTGCATTTGACCTCGTTCAAATTAACACATATTCGGCCCACgacctcaattaattaaaggttacattcgacctcgttcgaattaacacctattcgGCCCATAACCTCAATAATTAAATattacattcgacctcattcgagtAAATACCTATTCGGCCCACGtcctcaattaattaaaggttatattcgacctcgttcaaattaaTACCTATTTGTCCCACGGCCTCAATTAACTAAAGTACATTTGACCTCTTTTCGAATTACTACCTACTCGGCCCACAACTTTAACCAAATGAAGACTACCTTCAACACCGTTCAAACCACTCAAGTCTGTTACGACAAAGGCAATCAAGCAATAAAATCAGAAAAGCGTACAAATccgaacaaagaaaagaagtcagGTACGAACAACAAATCCAAcactttattaatattttttacaaAGGCTGCACGCCTACAAAAAGTTCACATGCCCGCGGCTAAGATAAAAAAGAACTAATCACCACCCGGCTCAGCAGCGTCACCCGCTTGATCATTAAGACCGTCTTCACCTACCCCATCGCCATCGCCAATGAGATATTCATCCTTGTACCACGCATCCTGGTCAATCTGGTCCACGCCCGCACCCTCCTCGTCATCGCCAGCTTCCGGTGTAGCGGGGTCATAGCCACAAGAAAACCGAGCTTTACGTACCTTAGCACGTGCATT
This DNA window, taken from Nicotiana tabacum cultivar K326 chromosome 4, ASM71507v2, whole genome shotgun sequence, encodes the following:
- the LOC107788825 gene encoding isoaspartyl peptidase/L-asparaginase 1, with amino-acid sequence MGWAIALHGGAGDIPKDLPPELREPREVCLRYCLQMGVDALKAHKSPLDVVELVVRELENNPYFNAGKGSVLTSNGTVEMEACIMDGNTKNCGAVSGLTTVVNAISLARLVMEKTPHIYLAFEGAEAFAREQGVETMDPSHFITPRNIERLKQAKEANRVQVDYNTRPIPKDEKPPGPNGDSQLGTVGCVAVDSYGHLAAATSTGGLVNKMVGRIGDTPIIGAGTYANKICAVSATGQGDAIIRATVARDVAALMEYKGLSLKEAADYVVEESAPKGTTGLIAVSATGEVTMPFNTTGMFRACATEDGHTELAIW